TCGCAGCCCCATCTTCTCGTCTTTTAGGATCTCCTCGACTGTGACCAAGACATGGCCCGAATCCTGGTCCGCGGTCGGCTCGGCCATGCGGCCCAGGACCACGAAGTCGCTCTTGCAGAAGCTGGTGGCCATCTTTTGCCGTGGTTTGCACTGTCGGCAGCCCCGGGCCTTCTGGGATAGGCACGCCGCCTCACAGGCCTCCTTGTTGGCGAAGTTGTTCCCGTTGCCGCCACAGCCGCCATACACAAAGGGCTCGCAGCGCCGCTTCTCGGCACGGTACGCCCACCGCGGCTCGTAGGCCTTGCAGGGTCCCTGGAACCAGGGCTGGTGGCAGGACGTGGCCGCGTCTGAGCCACAAGCCCGGGCGCACGCCTCGTAGCTCTCGAAGCGGTTCCCGTTGCCATCGCAGCCTCCATAGGTGAAGGCGAAGCAGTCGGCCTTCTTGGCGTCGTAGTACCAGCTGGGGCTCTCGCCTCCGCAGTCGTCCGTATCGGGGGGCTTCCGGCACTCGTCGACAGGGAAGTGCGAGCTGTTCGTATGCAGCTCCTCCTTCTCCACAGACCCCCTCCTGACCACCGACAAGGGGAAGTGGGCCTGCAGGGAGCCCCCGGGGTTGTGCGCGGCGCAGGTGTAGATGCCGGCATCCTGCGGCTGGGCGTTGTAGATGACCAGCTGGCCGACGTTGGTCACCACCACATTCCCCTGGACGTAGTTCGGCCGCATGATCTCATTCTCCTTCCCCACCCCTGCCTGCTTCTGCCAAGTGAGTTGGGGCACAGGGCGACCGGTGACCTCGCACAGGAAGCTTGCCGTGTCGCCCTCCAGCACCGACTGGTGGGTGGGCTCGGCCGTCAGGCTCGGAGGGATGGCATCTGGGGGCGTGGTCTGCGGTGGCGTGGTCGGCGGCGGGGGCGTGGTCTCGGCTGGTGGCGGGCTGGCGTCCGGCCAGGCGAGGTGGAACCTGCAGGCGACCTCGGTGAGGGAGACGCCGCGAGAGCAGGCCTCGGCGTCCATGTAGCAGCGGTTGTAGTAGGTCATGCCGTCGGACGCGCAGGTGAAGCGCGGCTCCCGCTCGCACCGGTCGCGGCACTTGCACACCAGCTGGCCGTCCCAGACGTCGCACTCCGAGCCCTGCTGGGGGCACATGAAGCGGTCGCATGTTGCCCCTGCTGGCATCCCCAGGGGGCCTTTCCTGCCCTGCGCGTCCAGGTAACGCGCTGCCACGCAGCTCCGGCTGCCGCACACGTTGGAGCAGCACTTCTCGAACGGCTCGCAGTCCTGCGGGCAAAGTACCAAACTCACCTCCCTCCTTTGCCTCTCTACAGCAATATGCAAGAACAGTTTCCTAAAACATTGCAAGAAATATTTCCTAACGTGTTCACTAACGGCCAAAGTTTCTGAAACAAATTTccattttcattataactcatttttcattttgaaatattctCAGTCTAACACAATATAGTTTTACTGGGTAATGTAATACTTTATGTATTAAGGATTAAATGTTATTCATATCACTTAATACAGCAGCGCCCACTTAAATACCATTTATATTAAAGTATTCGGCTGGTGTATGCATTTAGTGCCGTGTAAAAGTATAGCCGAAAACACGGAGACCGAGGGAGGCCGAGGTTTAATTAATAGCGTCTTTTTTGTGAGTGGGTGGTATCTATTAACATAATGATGAATAATTTAATTAAGACTTTCTCGTGCACGATTTCTGGAGTTTAAACTTTTCTATGTTGATTTGTTGAAATGTGGTCATTTTGATTTAATCTTCGCCTCCTCCGAACCGTTAGTAAGGGAATCATTTTAACTTCCCCGCCTAAAATGAACTGGATTGTAAGCAAATACTTTGATTTTTGGCACCCCTTTGTGTGTCCGGCAGACTGATGCCTTTTGCCATTGTTCATTTTCGCTCCTCTAGCCGCCCCCCGAGCGCCGAGAGACCGATGGGAGACGGACTCACCTGATCGGACTCGCACTCTCGCGTACAGGTGCTCATTGCATCCACCCACAGGTTGGGGTTCATCTCGTTGGGACACATGCCCGCATGCGAGTAGGCGACCTTTGGCAGAGCCACGGCCTGCGAGCGGCCGTGCAGGAGCAGCACGAAGCTCTGTCCAACAAAGAACCAGATCCAGCGGGGGAACAGCAGCCACCACATCCCTTCGGCGCTCCGCGGTCGGCGGCCAGACGGGACAAAAGCACGCTTCGATTTCGGCTCGGTCGCCGGGTTGGTTTTATTCTCAAAGGGCGATATCTAAcctatcaaaataataatgatggAGAATAATAGGAGGAGTACTTGTACTCTGCGCGGAGCGCAAGGATCTGTGAAACTCCTCCCGTCCCGTGCATCTCGTTTAATAGTCTAGATTAGGTCGCGGTATTTATGCCCTATTACTTTATCTTCTGCGCTTCAGTCAAAGTTATTCTTTGATTCCTAGAAAGTAAACTTGGAAAAGACATCAGTCCTACAATACACGCCGACTCTTCGGCTGCAGCTGGCGGGACACCTGTGACTTTAGAAATTGCTTGAAAACTCCGTTAAGTCTTCGCAGTTACATGGGGGGGTGCAGATGAAACCGCCGCGGATCGGTTTTTTAATGTGCCTTACAGATTAAATTATGCATTCTGCATTGCACATTTTttgcattgatttttttcctgattAAACCTGATTGAGTCCACTTAAGAGCTTAATAAAAATGTCGCGCTTTTCCAGACAAAATCGGCTGTTATATGAATTATCTGAAACTGTTCTCAGTTATATTAGAACCACTATCCAGAACCGGATTGTAATCTAATGGTGAACCATAAACAGGTTTATAAAATATACTTCTAGCACACAGTTTTTAATCGGTGTCCCCAACTGTGAAATATTAACTCGAACGTCATGGTAGCGCGAGTAACAGGGACTGTAAAACTAGGTGAGCACTGACGCCGGGCTTAATGGACCTTTGGCTATTCAGAACTTGAGGGAGGGATTGCTGGTGAGTTGTAAACTCGTAAAGTGTTTTAATCGACGTTTTCTCTAGTTGCATTGTTAAGTGCGGCAGTAGGGACTTTGCTTGTTTATGGATCTGGGTTGTTATTGGGTAAGCCAAGTACTTGCATctgtaaaaattaaataaattttattctGAGGTGAAAGTCCTATTTTTCTCTCACACACCAATATAAATCTCTAAAGAAATATGTATATGTTTAACGTTAATTAATTAGGTTTcattgaattattttttttattaaatcaaGTATAAAAGACATGGTTATGGCAACCTGCTGATATGAAAGTGGAACTTGTTCAAATGAAATCCCGAAAATAAgatataattatttaaaaactacAGGCTACAGTATATAACCCACATGCAAAGCACTGGGATACTGGATTTATGTGAGTTAGTTATACAGTATTTATTGTATATCTATATGCAGCCATTATAATGTATACAGTGTCATAACAGAGCATAACTTCAGATCTTGACatttcagtaaattattgccTTGCATCATATATAAAGGTCCTCATTTGTACATCtcataatttttaaaatctttctCATATTTCCAAAGGATTGTCAGGACCGCAGTCCTTTACCCTCCCGACTCAAAGGAAAAAAAGCCTTTGGACTTGAAATTTTATgtacatgtatatatgtgtggAGTCTTACTGAACCAATGATGCCATTTTCGAATCTTTTTGTACTTAAATACACGTCCAGATTCAAAGTCACATATTGATGTAAATCAGGAGGACTCGCTGCTTCCCACCAGACATCACCCAGTCAGAGTCCTGGTTCCTGTACCGTTTAAGCATTTGAGGGGCCCCAgtgccactggggggggggggcagggacatTGCATTCTCTACCCCGCGGGGCGCAGATGGGGTGAGCGGGTGATGAAGCCATGCAGTGGGTCGTGAAAGCAAGCTGGGCCGGACTGCAGAGGCGTCTGGACCTCTGCCCGCGTCCGGTCACCTGGCCTCCTTTCACAATCGCCTCTCAGGTGCAGGAACAGACCCTTCGCCTCCTTTTCCATAACGTGCTGTTTGAATTGCATTATGGCATTTAGGGTGGACATGATGTGAATGATGAGGAGTAAAGTGTTACGCTACTCTAACCCCAACCATCAGTAATGACAAAGCCACCATAAGAGTGACCCGAGGCTCCAAAATCAGCGATTTCACAACTTGGGGAGAGATCTGCGCACCTTAAACCGACTTTTTACTGGAAAACCACAGACAAGCATCCTGACATGATGTGGCACATCCGAGCCCTGGGAAATGGGTCGAGATTTCTGGCAGTGTTGAAGCGAAGCCAACGTATGAATAGTAGCATGAGCCCCAGCCTCCGTAGAGACGCTTTTGTCCTCTAGATTGACAGCGGGGGCCCACAGGGGCGAGCGCTGCGCCCTCCAACCTATAGGAGTACCCAGGGAGCAGCGCAGTCAAGATCCATGCATGGAAAGGGTAGCCTCACTCATCTACAGCGTTGTCACTATGTGAAAGAATGGAGATAGCAATGCTATGAATGACACTAGCTTATTGGCCCAGACTTTGGATGAAACGCGACAGCCAATGAGGTAGAGCAGGACTCTGCCAGCCTCACAAGGCAGTGGTGACAATCACATGTCAGATTCGCGTCATTTTCTCATTCCTCTGGGCCGTAAAACTATAAGGATTACTTGTAGGAGCAGAAATCACCTGCAAACTAAGTAacgcagcttttttttttttcttttcattgtcACCAAATCACTGGTTTTTGTGCAGTGTGGCATCTGAGAGTGACTGGGTGAGGTCAGGGGCCTTTATGTGCCATCGGTAATGAGGAATCACCCTGCAGTGGAACTAACCAGATGTGTGAGAGGGAATGACAACTGAGGCATTTATTTGTTCATAAAAACTCAATTACACTGAAAGAATTTACGCACATCATATTCAACCGATGTCTCCTCCTATAGATGCGTAATTTTCATTGCAAAAATGTCAGTGGATTAAATATACCAAGTTTAGAGAGCCCCGATTTAAAGGCCCCCCCTAGTGGTGTGAAGAGAAACGAAGcgtttcagtttcatttcaaataaaaacagaactacCAGAGCAGATGTCAGGGTAAACACAAACCCTCGGCACAGGTTATTCgctttttacaaaaaaaaattatgcaatGCAAAGGCAGGTCTCCACACGTTACATTGGTTATGAATAGACATATTTTTTAAGTAACTGCAAACgtttaatatttctttaataCTACACGTTGGGGGGTTTTCCTGCACtgaaatacataataaaaaatccAATTATTCATCTGAACGTAAGGGTATAAATAAATGAGGTCTTAAAATCATACTATTAAGGAAAACGCTACAGACCTAAATCTAAAAGGTCCACGATAGCGCAAGACTCCTCTAGTTCTGCATGCGGGAGACATTTTCATCACATAATTTTCGTTCCTGAGTCATGTTTTTAAACTTGATATTAGCCATGAAATCACCGTTAACTGTCTTCATTTTACGGACATCccaatttacatttacagtagACCGTCTTCAGCTCCCACGTTATATTCGGGGCAAGCATGAACTTATAAATAATCATAAAAAATTTGTACTTTGTATAtgcaatatttaaaaagaaGTCATCATAAAGTGCACGTCTACGCCTTATGCGCATGGACCTCCAGTCCAGGACACGGCGTGCTCTCCTCGCGGGCGACCTCCAGCAGCTGAACCCGCTTCGCTGCATCATGGGTAACATCTGCCGTACCGTCGCTGCTGCCGGCTGCCATTTTGTCGCTAAATCCAGATCGGCTTCCTCACTGCCGTAGAAAAAGGGGGTGATTTCAACGGGGCTAAATAGGTGTGCGCTGAGCGTCTATGTGCAGGGCAGCATGCTTTCGGCGGCGCAGTTGCTGGACGAGTTGATGGGCAGGGACCGGAACCTGGCCCCTAATGAGAAGCGCTGCAACGTGCACTGGGACGACGAGACCGTGAGTCCGACTCGGTCCAGACCCAAACGCTGCCGGTTCTGCGCCGGTCACACATCATATTCATTCTTACCTCTTTATTTTAACTTAGTCTCTGTCGGCCTCATTTAAACACATGCTTATAAATGACAGCGTTGTTTTATACAGCCGGCCAGCAAAGGGCAATCGTGACACAAACTTTGTTGTGTTGCCGGATCTGCTTAAACGTCTCACTGTCAGTTCCCCACTTCTGCGGTTACTTTCCTCGTGTTAGAGAATGGCGGAATTACACGCTCATTATGTAATGCCGATTTTTTCTGCCCACCCACAAAAaacaaccaccaccccccccccccgtaggtTTGCAAGTACTACCTGTGTGGATTTTGCCCGGCAGAGTTATTCACAAATACACGATCAGACTTAGGTAAGTAGCTGGACCACGCAATACACCGCACGCGATTTTTATGCTCGAGCTGCTACATTACATTTTCACAGATTTTACTTAAAATTACATTTCGGTTTTTTTTAGGTCCTTGCGACAAGATCCACGATGAAAACCTACGGAAGATGCAAGTGCCAAATCTTAATGTCTAGTGTTCTCTATCCTTCTCTGTTTGACCCTCTTGGGTGTTTGTTAATCCCGACGGGCCCCTGTGCTGCAGGTATGAGAAAAGCTCCCGCTTTATGAAGGAGGGCTATGAGCGAGACTTCCTACGCTACCTTCAGAGTCTGCTGGCAGAGGTGGAGCGGCGCATCCGCCGGGGTCACGCCCGCCTGTCCCTCTCCCAGTCCCAGCCCAGCTCTGGGGTATGCCGCCTTCACAAAAAGGGTTCTTAAGCTGGTCTCGGTGACAGACAGCACCGTACTGTTGAAATCGACTGAAAGCTAAATTGGAACTCATGAAACGAATTCAAGTCAGAttcttgaaatgtatttataacttcagttttagttttttgcttttcagttttttttagtGATAGTCTCATCACAGGCATCTAGGGGcccaaggcaaaaaaaaaaaaaaaaattctatggGCCCCACCAACTCAGCCTTCCTCAGCATGGTACACTTTATTACCATTATTTTAGCATAAAGTCTAAATTAATGATATCAATAAAGTCAATTTAGTAAATGCCATTCACTTTTCAATGCCATTTTTACTTTTGTGGAAAAACAGAATACATCAGTAGACTAATAGAGCAAACTATTTGTTGCGATCTATGCTGTGATTGGTTGCTCTGGCTCACTGCCCCGGGCGATTTCCTGCCTTGTCTGTcctgttgctgcatctctggtcATCAATTGAGTCGGGGACCGTTAGCCTTTGATTGAAATACCTTGTTGTTAATGAGGGGAAAAAGTTATGGTTCTTATTTAATTTAGCACTAAGTTGCAATTTTCCACTCTTCTTACAGAAAGTTGTTGCGTGGTCTGGAATGTACAGTTGATTTGTAGAGCTGTGCAGCCTTAacaaattttttaaaattgcaGCGTAAGGTTGTAAATCTTTGTCAATGGttgtttctgtttgctgtttttAGATGCGGCTGTGTCTGTGGCTTAGCTCCAAAAATAAACCTAAGTGTGTAAACAGCGTGATTCAGAGCTAAAGAGCTGTTCTTAATTATGGGTGTATAGCCTGTGTTTTTATAGCTATAttcagacgctcctctacttacgaactttcaacgtACGAACTATCAGACATACGAACGTAGAGGACTGctagtccaaattgtgttcgttgggctcccgtttcctgtccgcatcATCAGTTTTTCTTTCTGCGCGCCAGTTTcccctagtacgacttctggctgctactcctACCGCGCAgtagcgtagcgtgcgtactcccagcatcctagtcattcgtacttgcgtatacccttaaaatgatgtcgAATAACGatttacgaacatttcaagatGCGAACGGCcgcaagtagaggagcgtctgtacattTTAAAGTAGGATGCAGATAAAATGGAGATGTTTCTGCAGCAGGGACCAGGGTCAGCAGGGAGGAATGAAGAGAAGGCCCAGGTTCTCACAGAGAAGATTGAAGATCTGTTGCTTCAGGTCCAGTATCTGCTGGGCTAAATTGTCCTTCCTGGGGTTTCCACTAGGGGGCGATTCCTTAGCTTATAGCACTAAAGTGAATTGAAGCTGATTAGCATAACTTTTAGTTTATATGTCGTAATTGGCGTTTAACATAATTTGGCGTGTGTTTGTTCGTTTTCACTTATACAATTGAGTATTTATAGTGAATTGGCTCTTTGGGGTCTTTACGTTAACGTCCAGATAATTAGAAGCCTTATCCCCTGTTGCCATGGTGTTCGCTCGTGTTGCTGAGCAGATCGAGGAGCTGGGTAGCGAAGGCAAGGTGGAGGAAGCTCAGGGAATGATGAAGCTGGTGGAGCAGCTGAAGGATGACCGAGAACTACTCAGCTCCGCCCCCTCGGTGAGTCTCTCGTCCCATTGGTTTGTGTGTCTCACATGGTCTGCATACATCTGCCTTGCATAACATGCCAAGTGAAGGGGGATGCAGACCATCATTCTGCTTCCTACACTCCTGTTACTGACCCCATTTTATGCCATCGTGTTCACTGGGAGACCAGTGTTTAATTACCACTGTTCATTGTTAAGTTTTAGTGCACGTTCATGACCAATTTATAATTGTATACTAGTAAGTAGAAATTTGGTGCTTGTTGACAAGGGTAGTGATTTGATAATGAAATCATGGTTTACTTGTCATTTGCAAAAGTACAGACCCTCCCAGAGTTACGATGAGGTTACATTCCGATAATCCTATTGTAAGGCaagaatgcattttaatacattacacctaacctaacaaacatcatagcctagcctaccttaaa
This genomic window from Paramormyrops kingsleyae isolate MSU_618 chromosome 22, PKINGS_0.4, whole genome shotgun sequence contains:
- the LOC111855936 gene encoding WAP, Kazal, immunoglobulin, Kunitz and NTR domain-containing protein 2-like, with amino-acid sequence MWWLLFPRWIWFFVGQSFVLLLHGRSQAVALPKVAYSHAGMCPNEMNPNLWVDAMSTCTRECESDQDCEPFEKCCSNVCGSRSCVAARYLDAQGRKGPLGMPAGATCDRFMCPQQGSECDVWDGQLVCKCRDRCEREPRFTCASDGMTYYNRCYMDAEACSRGVSLTEVACRFHLAWPDASPPPAETTPPPPTTPPQTTPPDAIPPSLTAEPTHQSVLEGDTASFLCEVTGRPVPQLTWQKQAGVGKENEIMRPNYVQGNVVVTNVGQLVIYNAQPQDAGIYTCAAHNPGGSLQAHFPLSVVRRGSVEKEELHTNSSHFPVDECRKPPDTDDCGGESPSWYYDAKKADCFAFTYGGCDGNGNRFESYEACARACGSDAATSCHQPWFQGPCKAYEPRWAYRAEKRRCEPFVYGGCGGNGNNFANKEACEAACLSQKARGCRQCKPRQKMATSFCKSDFVVLGRMAEPTADQDSGHVLVTVEEILKDEKMGLRFLGREPLEVTLLDVDRGCPCPSVSGATGQLIIMGDVHQGMAVLQPHSFVGPSNARRLKKLREVIQKNSCDVLKEFPGAQ